The genomic interval CCAGCATGATTACAGCGACGAGTGATATCTTTTTGAATCAGCGGGACTTCGTGAATTGGCACTTCTACCCCCAAATCGCCCCGCGCAATCATAATTGCATCAGCAACTTTGAGGATACTATCTAGCTGTTCTAGGGCTTCTGCCCGTTCAATTTTGGCAATGAGGCGAATTTTTGCCCCAGCAGATTCAATCATGCGTTGTGCGGGTTCCAGGTCTTGAGGCGATCGCACAAAAGAAACTGCCACCCAGTCTACACCCAATTGAATCCCAAACCGCAAATCCATCAAATCTTTTTCCGTGATTGAACTCACAGGTAAAGGCGTTGCAGGTAAATTCACACCTTTATGAGTAGAAATCAACCCCCCAATATTCACATGAGCGTGAATTTTATCAGCATCACGACTCGTCACTGTCAATTTGACACGACCATCATTAATTAAAATCGGCTCACCAGGTCGCATCATCGCAAATAAGGTTGGTAGCGGTAGGGGTATTTCATCAATACTTTCACCCTTTTCTTGTAAGAGAAAAGTCACCTCACTTCCCGCTTCCAGCATCAAACCTTCCGGTGGTAATTTCCCTAAACGAATTTTCGGACCACACAAATCTTGCAGAATAGCGACTGGTCTTTGTAACTCATCACTAATGCGTCGTAAATGGTGAAAGGTTTGGGCGTGGTCTTCATAAGCCCCATGAGAAAAATTCAACCGTGCTACATTCATTCCCGCTTCTACCAAAGCTTGCAGCTTTTCA from Anabaena sphaerica FACHB-251 carries:
- the pyk gene encoding pyruvate kinase, which encodes MRRTKIICTVGPATSTPEKLQALVEAGMNVARLNFSHGAYEDHAQTFHHLRRISDELQRPVAILQDLCGPKIRLGKLPPEGLMLEAGSEVTFLLQEKGESIDEIPLPLPTLFAMMRPGEPILINDGRVKLTVTSRDADKIHAHVNIGGLISTHKGVNLPATPLPVSSITEKDLMDLRFGIQLGVDWVAVSFVRSPQDLEPAQRMIESAGAKIRLIAKIERAEALEQLDSILKVADAIMIARGDLGVEVPIHEVPLIQKDITRRCNHAGKPVITATQMLESMISAPDPTRAEATDVANSILDGTDAVMLSGETAVGEYPIAAVQTMHNIALQTETALTAGARHTWNHEAGRLSVTESVAQAVCRIAYETGSKAILCNTTSGNTARLISKYRPLTPIITLTSEAIAYRQLALSWGVEPLLIPPVHHAEEMFTNVVNTVVERGFAKKGDKVVITSGVPVGQSGTTSLIKVHSIGQPITA